In Colletotrichum higginsianum IMI 349063 chromosome 1, whole genome shotgun sequence, the DNA window GAATCGGTCTGGAAAGAGCACGGAAGGGCTCGTGTTGTTTTGCTATTAGGCAATTCCGCCCACGTTTTACAGCCTTGCCACGACACCCACCAGCCCCGCGCTGTCCATCACAGTTTCGTCAGTCGACAACTTTGTCATCTCTCACACGCCGCCCGTCGTCCTCCCAGACGTTGTCCCTCGTCAACCTCCTTCGATGCCGTGGAACATCTTCACTACAGGACGCTGAGCGCCATTGGACAACCTGAGCTCATACATTGCCAACCCTTGTTCACTGCTGCTGTCATAGCAATGGAGCTAGGTTCCGACATAATACACGACATCGTTCATCCCACGGCTGCCTTTTCTCAATTCATTCGCTTTCGTGCGGACCACCACGATGCTGGCGACTCATATCGCCTTCTCCCGGTGGACTGGGAGGCTTCCCAGCTGAATCCCAAGAACCGTGTTGACAGTCTCGATCCTCTGCCCAATCCTCTTTGGCGTATCGATGGCTGCACCGGGCTGGGGACTCAGTTCTACGTTCTCCCGCTGTTTCTTCGCTGCGTGCCACCCATGCGCATCGATGCCTTTATTCCAGAGCAGTCAAGTCAGCCGTATGACATCCGACAACTGCTCGATTTGGATGTGGCCTTTCATACCAAGGATCGAGCTCGAGTCCAAGAGCTCAACATATCAAAGCACATTCTCCGCGCTCTACAGCTCTGGACAAAAAGTCTACCAGAGCCCGAAGCACTCTTCACCTCTATGCCATTCGGATCTCGCATCGTCTTCAAATCTCTGTCTCTGAATGTCAGAGCTATGAAAATCGACGTCGCACCAACACACTACCTGGAACGACAACTGCTCTCGTCCTCTGCCTTGGCCCAGATGTGGGGTGCTACAGTTCAGCTTCCAGAACACGTCGACATCTCCGAGGTCCACGTCGTCGAACAGATTCACGACAGTGTCTGCCTTGTCCGGATCCAAGGCCGCCTGTGGATTCTGAAGACTTTGACGAGTTACACAAAGTATTTATATCACGAGCTCAAGCTCTTGTTGTCAGCGAAGCCACATCCAAACGTCATGTCACGTCCGGCCCACCTCGTCACGAAGCGATGCAGTTTTGGCAGCAAGACAGCTGTCATTGGTTTCACACTCGAGTATCACTGCTATGGTACCATGCGAGATATTGTGCCGCTACAAAGAATCCACAATACGCTTTCCCCCGCCGAACAGCTCAAATGGGCCATGCAAATCACTTCAGGTGTGTTACACCACCGTAATACCTCTGGCACATTTTATCCCGACCTTCGTCTGGACAATGTTGTTTTGTCAAAGGATAGAGATGCCATCATAGTCGATTTCGAGCAGCGGGGCGTGTGGTGTGAGTTTGCGTCCCCAGAAATCAACGCCATCGAGTACATCCGCCTGTTAGCCATTGACGAGGACATCCCCGAAGACGTAAGGGATCACTACGCCGAGATACTGAGGCGTATGTGCCCCGATTTCGAGACTCTTCACAGCAGAGAAGAATACACGAATCCCGCCAACGGCTACAACATCTGCTGGGCATGCCTCAGTCCGAAAGAACAGGAAGCATCTGAGGTATACATGCTTGGAAGGGTGTTGTGGTGCATCTTCGAGGGGGCTAGCGCTCCGCAGCAAGCTGCTGTCTGGCAGTCTTACCGATGGGAGGCCGAAGTCGACTTTCCTGCCTATCtgaggacgccgccgaaaATACAGTCTCTTATCGACCGCTGTACCATTGGCCGTCGAGCCACGTTGGGTAATCAAATCGGCAGGGATGGCAATAGGCTTGTGTTTAAGGGTTACGGGAAGATGGCTGATCCGGGAGACATCCGTACAGCAGCCGCAACATGGTGGAAGAGAGAGGTAGCATGGGCCGAAGCGTTTCTGACTACAAGAGAGGGTTCCAAGTCAGTagggggatgggatgaaAATCACTTTGGCAGGCCAAGTCTCCAAGAGGTAATGAATGAACTGGACAAGCTGTGTGCCCAGTTTTAAATGCTTCCCTGGGGATGGCCAAACGGTGGTTGGCGGGCTTTGCCACAGGAAGGAGGGAGCAGAGGTTGATCATGTGCGACTAGACGAACAGAGCATAACGGTTCCAAGATGAAGAAAATGGTATTTATATTGCAGACTCATGGAAGCcaaaaagaaagggggggagggccaAGCTGTGACACACCCACCCAAGCCTATGCTTCGAGGCTTGGCTCCAGGGTGACTCAACGGATTGGACGGATAGTCTAGGAGTAAAGAAAACTAcggggaaaagaaaacagaAGTAACTATAGAGGAGGGTGAGGGGGAACGAAGGGAAATGGAAGAAGGGGTTTATAGGAAGGGGTTGTGTCACAGACGTCCAGAAGAATCGAATCTTTGGTAGGAAACCTGTTCCCGCCATACTAGGAACATGTCCCCGAGCCACCTTTCGGCGCCGAAAGGCCTTCCCCTGTAGAGCCACACGGGGCCGCTTGTATCACTTCATTCTCTTGGAGCCCCGGTCGTGGCCCTGACTCTGACCTTGACGTTTCGAGCCTGCGCCAGCCGATGGcggggcgccgccgccggccctcCTCAGCCGAGAGATGAGGGATCGGAACCTTTCGACGTAGGATGCCGGCGCGCCGTGGACGCCTAGCCGGTCCAGAATGTCCTCGAGCCTGTGCAAGAACTGGGCCGCCGCGTCAGGGGGCAGGAGGttgaggatgccgaggacgaagtcCTCGTCGCGGTCGCCCACGAGGCGGAGGTAAAGGTTTCGTTCTCGGCGGgatgtcatcgtcgtcatcgtcgtcgtcgttgtcgttgtcgttgtcgttgtcgtccgAGAAGGTCCGAGCTCATGGTtgcgctcgacgacgacggcaaggatATGGACCaaggcgcgggcggcgctCGTGCGTTCCCGAGGCTCTAGGGGCCGGTCGCGCTCGAAGATTGCGGTGCGGATGAGGCCTACGACGCCGGTGATGTGGCGGGCTGCCCAGGCCACGTCGGGGGGGTCCTCTGCCGAATCTCCCGAGGTTGGAGTAGTCTGGGACAGAGAGCAGGCGTCTAGCTCTTGCAGAACGCGGTCGACGCGCTGGGACAGCTTGCGGAAGGGGTCATTTACGGGATCGGTGGAGCGCATCTGGGCAAGAAAGTAGTGGAAGAAGTCGTTGTTG includes these proteins:
- a CDS encoding phosphotransferase enzyme family protein; this translates as MELGSDIIHDIVHPTAAFSQFIRFRADHHDAGDSYRLLPVDWEASQLNPKNRVDSLDPLPNPLWRIDGCTGLGTQFYVLPLFLRCVPPMRIDAFIPEQSSQPYDIRQLLDLDVAFHTKDRARVQELNISKHILRALQLWTKSLPEPEALFTSMPFGSRIVFKSLSLNVRAMKIDVAPTHYLERQLLSSSALAQMWGATVQLPEHVDISEVHVVEQIHDSVCLVRIQGRLWILKTLTSYTKYLYHELKLLLSAKPHPNVMSRPAHLVTKRCSFGSKTAVIGFTLEYHCYGTMRDIVPLQRIHNTLSPAEQLKWAMQITSGVLHHRNTSGTFYPDLRLDNVVLSKDRDAIIVDFEQRGVWCEFASPEINAIEYIRLLAIDEDIPEDVRDHYAEILRRMCPDFETLHSREEYTNPANGYNICWACLSPKEQEASEVYMLGRVLWCIFEGASAPQQAAVWQSYRWEAEVDFPAYLRTPPKIQSLIDRCTIGRRATLGNQIGRDGNRLVFKGYGKMADPGDIRTAAATWWKREVAWAEAFLTTREGSKSVGGWDENHFGRPSLQEVMNELDKLCAQF